The following coding sequences lie in one Monomorium pharaonis isolate MP-MQ-018 chromosome 1, ASM1337386v2, whole genome shotgun sequence genomic window:
- the LOC105830561 gene encoding WD repeat-containing protein 13-like: protein MTAEVQSIEVGASRKMATIWHQQVFALDAKYNTLRANKHPSLGMLYIRRRNQLLREKFSTDPEIGAQYLKLRSELLRRRYGEKLEQNSVGSHTISEESSENRTRHQRGVQRRSTAENFAFAGVHHVFDQHKAAVTMLKFANNDRSKLCCASLDGTLSICEVVSTPPKVIALLEGHRNGVTALDWSISNDLIVSSSLDATIRLWRVCADVEPICLRVVDDQQRAEILCCNFIPANNNLIIAGNSQGLIQILNVSTGIYTRGGFCKIGGKILSLACEGSGGSVIWAGNDRGVIVAFRLEPGIGRLTKLQRVQETGGMITSLSWRSWLSKDAPWAALLVSSACNAVLLYRVADCHGSLYFWRKYPVKHRIYPLRSTFCPQMGACLIATGSEDGAVHLLDSAREGKAARINRLHGHATPTLALSFNYDESLLASADHDGLIILWRNHQRNL from the exons ATGACAGCAGAAGTACAAAGCATCGAGGTTGGTGCATCACGGAAGATGGCAACTATATGGCATCAACAAGTATTCGCACTCGACGCAAAGTATAACACACTGCGAGCTAATAAGCATCCTAGTTTAG GTATGTTGTATATTCGCCGGAGAAATCAACTGCTCCGGGAGAAATTTTCTACAGATCCAGAAATTGGCGCACAGTACCTGAAACTACGATCGGAATTATTGCGGCGGCGTTACGGAGAAAAACTGGAGCAAAACAGCGTGGGAAGTCACACGATAAGCGAGGAATCATCGGAGAACAGAACGAGACATCAACGAGGTGTACAACGAAGATCGACGGCAGAGAACTTTGCATTTGCTGGAGTTCATCATGTTTTCGATCAGCACAAGGCAGCTGTGACGATGCTCAAGTTTGCCAACAATGATAGGTCCAAACTATGTTGCGCGTCGCTGGATGGTACTCTGTCCATATGCGAAGTTGTCAGCACACCTCCTAAGGTGATCGCTCTCCTGGAGGGTCATCGTAATGGTGTGACTGCTCTTGATTGGAGCATCAGCAATGATCTGATTGTTTCTTCCTCCCTGGACGCGACGATAAGGCTGTGGAGAGTATGCGCGGACGTAGAGCCAATTTGTTTGCGAGTAGTGGATGATCAGCAGCGAGCGGAAATCCTGTGCTGCAATTTCATACccgctaataataatttaataatagctGGTAATTCTCAAGGACTAATTCAGATTCTAAACGTATCTACTGGCATATACACGCGCGGCGGATTCTGTAAAATTGGTGGAAAG ATTCTTTCCCTGGCGTGTGAAGGCAGTGGTGGTTCAGTGATTTGGGCAGGCAATGACAGAGGCGTTATTGTGGCATTTCGGTTGGAACCCGGCATAGGGCGGCTGACCAAATTGCAGAGAGTACAGGAGACTGGTGGAATGATAACTAGTCTCTCCTGGCGTTCCTGGTTATCGAAAGATGCTCCTTGGGCTGCGCTGTTAGTAAGCAGCGCGTGCAACGCTGTGCTATTATATCGTGTCGCAGATTGCCACGGTTCTTTATATTTCTGGAGGAAATATCCTGTTAAGCatag GATTTATCCTTTGAGATCCACTTTCTGTCCCCAAATGGGCGCGTGTTTAATAGCCACAGGATCGGAAGATGGTGCTGTTCATTTGTTGGATTCAGCGAGAGAGGGAAAGGCCGCTCGGATCAATCGACTGCATGGTCACGCAACACCTACGCTAGCTTTGTCCTTTAATTATGACGAATCTTTACTCGCATCTGCGGACCATGACGGATTGATTATACTATGGCGTAATCATCAACGTAATTTGTAA